A genomic region of Fretibacterium sp. OH1220_COT-178 contains the following coding sequences:
- the nifS gene encoding cysteine desulfurase NifS, whose translation MQNVYLDYAATTPTDPEVLAVMMPYFTELFGNPSSVYSFASKSRKAIDAARNQVAEALNAGPDEIFFTGSGTEADNWALKGTLERLRSKGDHLITTKIEHHGILHTAEYLEKVEGFRVTYLPVDAEGRVRLEDLEAAMTDKTVLVSVMFANNEVGTIQPVGPIGALCRERGVLFHTDAVQAAAQLDIDVKALNIDMLSLSGHKMYGPKGTGVLYLRKGLRLENFIHGGGQEKGRRASTENIAGIVGLGAAFERMKARLPQEKPRLCALRDRLIDGVLSKIPHAKLNGARGDERLPNNTNFSFIGIEGETLLLDLDSKGISASTGSACSSGSLDPSHVLMALGLSHEMAHGSLRMTLGRGTTDEQVDYVLEVLPEIVARRRSMSPLWEDFLKKNGGR comes from the coding sequence ATGCAGAACGTATATCTCGATTACGCGGCGACGACACCGACGGACCCCGAAGTCCTGGCCGTGATGATGCCCTATTTCACGGAGCTCTTCGGCAACCCTTCGTCCGTCTACTCCTTCGCCTCGAAGAGCAGAAAGGCGATCGACGCGGCGCGCAATCAGGTCGCCGAGGCCCTGAACGCCGGTCCGGACGAAATATTCTTCACCGGCAGCGGGACCGAGGCCGACAACTGGGCCCTGAAGGGGACCCTGGAGCGCCTGAGGAGCAAGGGAGACCATCTGATCACGACGAAGATCGAGCACCACGGCATCCTTCACACCGCGGAGTACCTGGAGAAGGTGGAGGGCTTCCGCGTGACCTATCTGCCCGTGGATGCCGAAGGGCGCGTGCGCCTGGAGGATCTGGAGGCCGCCATGACGGACAAGACCGTCCTGGTCTCCGTGATGTTCGCCAACAACGAGGTGGGGACCATCCAGCCCGTGGGACCGATCGGGGCCCTGTGCCGCGAGAGGGGCGTCCTGTTCCATACGGATGCCGTCCAGGCTGCGGCCCAGCTGGACATCGACGTCAAGGCCCTGAACATCGACATGCTGTCCCTGTCGGGGCACAAGATGTATGGGCCCAAGGGGACGGGGGTCCTCTACCTGCGCAAGGGTTTACGGCTCGAGAACTTCATCCACGGCGGCGGTCAGGAGAAGGGCCGCCGCGCCAGCACCGAGAACATCGCGGGGATCGTGGGACTGGGGGCCGCCTTCGAGAGGATGAAGGCGCGTCTGCCTCAGGAGAAGCCTCGTCTCTGCGCCCTGCGGGACAGGCTGATCGACGGGGTCCTGAGCAAAATACCCCACGCTAAGCTGAACGGCGCGCGCGGGGACGAACGGCTGCCGAACAACACGAACTTCAGTTTCATCGGCATCGAGGGGGAGACCCTGCTGCTGGACCTGGACTCCAAGGGAATCTCGGCCTCCACGGGCAGCGCCTGTTCCTCCGGCTCGCTCGACCCCTCCCATGTTCTCATGGCGCTGGGGCTGTCGCACGAGATGGCGCACGGCTCGCTCCGGATGACCCTGGGACGGGGGACGACCGACGAGCAGGTCGACTACGTCCTGGAGGTCCTGCCGGAGATCGTGGCCCGGCGCCGTTCCATGTCGCCGCTCTGGGAGGATTTTCTGAAGAAGAACGGCGGCCGTTAG
- a CDS encoding RrF2 family transcriptional regulator, with product MKLSTTTRYGLRALSDLCAQDGDGPVAVSDIARRQDIPANYLEQLFARLRRGNILRSVRGAQGGYLLARPAGEITIAEVVDALGESIAFGDCQTEAGCKNAPDCPTFHLWRKVKNSIDEILTTTTLEALIRDGMFLGGGDVAGKDSDSL from the coding sequence ATGAAGTTGTCGACCACCACACGATACGGTCTGCGGGCCCTTTCCGACCTCTGCGCACAGGACGGGGACGGGCCTGTCGCCGTCAGTGATATCGCCAGACGCCAGGACATTCCCGCCAATTATCTGGAGCAGCTCTTCGCCAGGCTGCGGCGGGGCAACATCCTGCGCAGCGTGCGAGGCGCGCAGGGAGGGTACCTCCTGGCGCGGCCCGCAGGGGAGATCACCATTGCGGAGGTCGTGGACGCCCTGGGGGAGTCCATTGCCTTCGGAGATTGTCAGACGGAGGCCGGATGCAAAAATGCGCCCGACTGTCCCACGTTCCATCTATGGCGGAAGGTCAAGAATTCGATCGACGAAATCCTGACGACGACGACCCTCGAAGCCCTGATCCGGGACGGGATGTTTCTCGGGGGCGGGGATGTTGCGGGCAAGGATTCCGACTCACTTTGA
- a CDS encoding urocanate hydratase — MRDGTVTMALDFPNGLPKRPAFDPQYRRAPDRGHTLNERETVLALKNALRYIPERFHRELAPEFLEELRTRGRIYGYRFRPEGRLWGKPIDEYKGLCTEGRAFQVMIDNNLDFDIALYPYELVTYGETGQVCQNWMQYLLIKKYLEVLTPDQTLVVESGHPLGLFRSKPSAPRVVITNAMMVGLFDNQEEWHRAMQLGVANYGQMTAGGWMYIGPQGIVHGTFNTVLNAGRMKFGDTPDVLRGRLFVTSGLGGMSGAQPKAADIAGCVSITAEVDESRIETRHSQGWVKEIARTPKEAFDRAHALMKGSEVRSIAFHGNVVDLLQYAVDNHIGIDLLSDQTSCHAAYDGGYCPAGITFEERTRLLKEDPAKFRVLVDETLRRHFKLVKALVDKGTYFFDYGNAFLRAVFDAGVKEVAKNGQDTHEGFIFPSYVEDIMGPMLFDFGYGPFRWCCLSRNPEDLRKTDRAAMDCIDPNRRFQDKDNWVWIRDAEKNALVVGTQCRILYQDAEGRVRIALKFNEMVRNGEIGPVMLGRDHHDVSGTDSPYRETSNIKDGSNIMADMATQCFAGNAARGMSLVALHNGGGVGIGRSINGGFGLVLDGSFRVDEIIKSAMSWDVMGGVARRAWARNENALSTAAAFNEKRTGEHITLPYIADEAYLTELVGNPSTGG; from the coding sequence ATGAGGGACGGAACGGTAACGATGGCTTTGGACTTTCCGAACGGGCTGCCCAAGCGGCCCGCGTTCGACCCCCAATACCGCCGCGCGCCCGACAGAGGGCACACCCTGAACGAACGGGAGACGGTGCTGGCGCTCAAGAACGCGCTGCGCTACATCCCGGAACGATTCCACAGGGAACTGGCGCCGGAGTTTCTGGAGGAGCTGCGCACCCGCGGCCGGATCTACGGCTACCGCTTCCGCCCCGAGGGGCGGCTTTGGGGAAAGCCCATCGACGAGTACAAGGGGCTCTGCACGGAGGGCCGGGCGTTCCAGGTGATGATCGACAACAACCTGGACTTCGACATCGCGCTCTACCCCTACGAGCTCGTCACCTACGGCGAGACGGGACAGGTGTGCCAGAACTGGATGCAGTACCTCCTCATCAAGAAGTACCTGGAGGTGCTGACGCCCGACCAGACGCTTGTCGTGGAGTCCGGACACCCGCTGGGGCTGTTCCGCTCCAAGCCCTCGGCGCCGCGCGTCGTCATCACCAACGCGATGATGGTGGGGCTCTTCGACAACCAGGAGGAGTGGCACCGCGCCATGCAGCTCGGCGTGGCGAACTACGGGCAGATGACCGCGGGCGGCTGGATGTACATCGGCCCTCAGGGCATCGTGCACGGGACGTTCAACACGGTGCTGAACGCTGGGCGCATGAAGTTCGGCGACACCCCCGACGTGCTCAGGGGACGCCTCTTCGTCACCTCGGGCCTGGGCGGCATGAGCGGCGCCCAGCCCAAGGCGGCCGACATCGCGGGCTGCGTATCGATCACGGCCGAGGTGGACGAGTCCCGCATCGAGACCCGGCACAGCCAGGGCTGGGTCAAGGAGATCGCCAGGACGCCCAAGGAGGCGTTCGACCGTGCTCACGCCCTGATGAAGGGATCCGAGGTCCGCTCCATCGCCTTCCACGGCAACGTGGTGGACCTGCTCCAGTACGCGGTGGACAACCATATCGGGATCGACCTGCTCTCCGACCAGACGAGCTGCCATGCGGCCTACGACGGCGGATACTGTCCCGCGGGCATCACCTTCGAGGAGCGCACGCGCCTCCTGAAGGAGGATCCCGCCAAGTTCCGCGTCCTGGTGGACGAGACGCTGAGGCGCCACTTCAAGCTGGTCAAGGCCCTGGTCGACAAGGGCACGTACTTCTTCGACTACGGCAACGCCTTCCTCCGCGCGGTCTTCGACGCGGGCGTGAAGGAGGTGGCGAAAAACGGACAGGACACCCACGAGGGCTTCATCTTCCCCAGCTACGTGGAGGACATCATGGGGCCCATGCTCTTCGACTTCGGCTACGGGCCGTTCCGCTGGTGCTGTCTGTCGCGGAACCCCGAGGACCTGAGAAAGACCGACAGGGCGGCGATGGACTGCATCGACCCGAACCGCCGTTTCCAGGACAAGGACAACTGGGTCTGGATCCGCGACGCGGAGAAGAATGCCCTGGTGGTCGGCACCCAGTGCCGCATCCTGTACCAGGATGCCGAGGGCCGCGTGCGCATCGCGCTGAAGTTCAACGAGATGGTCCGCAACGGGGAGATCGGCCCGGTGATGCTGGGCCGCGACCATCACGACGTCTCCGGGACGGACTCCCCCTACCGGGAGACGTCCAACATCAAGGACGGCAGCAACATCATGGCGGACATGGCCACGCAGTGCTTCGCGGGCAACGCGGCGCGCGGCATGAGCCTGGTGGCGCTGCACAACGGAGGCGGCGTGGGCATCGGCCGGTCGATCAACGGTGGGTTCGGCCTGGTGCTGGACGGCTCGTTCCGGGTGGACGAGATCATCAAGAGCGCCATGAGCTGGGACGTCATGGGCGGTGTGGCGCGAAGGGCCTGGGCCCGCAACGAGAACGCGCTCTCGACCGCCGCGGCGTTCAACGAGAAGCGCACGGGCGAGCACATCACCCTGCCCTACATCGCCGACGAGGCGTACCTGACGGAGCTGGTGGGAAATCCATCGACGGGAGGCTGA
- a CDS encoding AAA family ATPase, translating to MDDRAAYRIRRIGIEGFRRLRSVDIAVKPFMVLIGANGVGKTSLLDALTLLSASAAGKLGETLSRFGGVAKLLTRSKCGGITLSVEMEVPGHEPLMYRLRLESEGVGFSIAEETLSQRKLGYAQPFLHIDSRHGRIQYFNAEAGKLDAPNWDYNPVETALAQVPKMFRQPEALRRILATATQYHALDVGNRAPVRLPQSVKPVGLPGANGEDLLPFLYALRESNRSRFDAVTDALKAAFPDFEALSFPPAASGMLALSWKDKKFSSPMYADELSEGTLRFLWLTALLQSPELPMMTLIDEPEVSLHPELLALLSDLMREASGRTQLIVATHSDRFVRFLKPEEVYVMDVGEEGEATVTPADALGLETWLEDYALDEVWRMGRMGGRA from the coding sequence ATGGATGACAGAGCCGCATACCGCATTCGGCGGATCGGGATCGAGGGGTTTCGAAGGCTGCGCTCGGTGGATATTGCGGTGAAGCCTTTCATGGTTCTGATCGGCGCCAATGGCGTGGGAAAGACCTCGTTGCTGGACGCCCTTACCCTCCTGTCCGCTTCGGCCGCGGGAAAGCTGGGGGAGACCCTGTCCCGGTTCGGGGGGGTCGCAAAATTGCTCACTCGCAGCAAATGTGGGGGGATCACCTTGTCGGTGGAGATGGAGGTCCCCGGCCACGAGCCACTCATGTATCGGCTTCGACTGGAGTCCGAGGGGGTGGGATTTTCCATCGCCGAGGAGACGCTGTCGCAACGCAAACTGGGGTATGCTCAGCCCTTCCTCCATATCGATTCCCGCCACGGAAGAATTCAATATTTCAACGCAGAGGCAGGGAAGCTCGACGCCCCGAATTGGGACTACAACCCCGTGGAGACAGCCCTTGCGCAGGTTCCCAAGATGTTCCGCCAGCCGGAGGCCCTGCGGCGCATTCTGGCGACCGCTACGCAGTATCACGCCTTGGACGTGGGAAACCGTGCCCCGGTGAGGCTGCCCCAGTCTGTGAAGCCCGTGGGACTCCCGGGGGCCAATGGAGAGGATCTTCTCCCGTTCCTGTACGCTCTGCGGGAGAGTAACCGGTCGCGCTTCGACGCGGTGACGGATGCCCTGAAGGCGGCGTTCCCGGACTTTGAGGCGTTGAGCTTTCCGCCCGCGGCCTCCGGGATGCTGGCGTTGTCCTGGAAGGACAAAAAGTTTTCCAGCCCGATGTATGCAGACGAGCTTTCCGAGGGCACCCTGCGCTTTCTCTGGCTGACGGCGCTGCTCCAGAGCCCAGAGCTCCCGATGATGACGCTGATCGACGAGCCCGAGGTAAGTCTGCACCCCGAGCTTCTGGCCTTGTTATCCGATCTGATGCGGGAGGCCTCCGGCAGGACGCAGCTGATCGTCGCGACCCATTCCGACCGATTCGTCCGCTTTTTGAAGCCGGAGGAGGTCTATGTGATGGATGTCGGCGAGGAAGGGGAGGCGACGGTGACCCCTGCGGACGCCCTGGGTCTCGAGACCTGGCTCGAAGATTATGCTTTGGACGAGGTCTGGCGGATGGGGCGGATGGGAGGGCGGGCGTGA
- a CDS encoding DUF4276 family protein, translating into MKISIIVEGRTETAFKEALSDFLRTRIARMPKLDFVPQDGRVPKGEKLKRLVLALLADGTDHVVALTDVYTGTRPPDFHDADDAKRKMLGWVGEEPRFHPHAAQHDFEAWLLPYWTTIQKMAGHNKNVPSKNPESVDHGKPPAYWIKEVFEAGSRCRSYSKPRDAKAILRDKDLSVAIEQCPELKAFINTILSLSKVPVIP; encoded by the coding sequence GTGAAGATCTCGATTATCGTGGAAGGAAGGACGGAGACGGCCTTTAAGGAGGCCCTCTCCGATTTTTTGAGAACACGGATTGCCCGGATGCCAAAATTGGATTTCGTCCCCCAAGACGGTCGCGTTCCCAAGGGAGAAAAATTGAAACGGTTGGTGCTGGCCCTGCTGGCGGACGGAACGGATCACGTTGTCGCGCTGACGGACGTCTACACGGGAACCCGACCGCCCGATTTCCATGACGCCGACGACGCGAAGAGAAAGATGCTCGGCTGGGTAGGGGAGGAGCCGCGATTTCACCCCCACGCGGCACAGCACGATTTCGAGGCGTGGCTGTTGCCCTATTGGACGACGATTCAGAAGATGGCCGGGCATAACAAGAACGTGCCCTCGAAAAATCCAGAGTCCGTCGATCACGGCAAACCTCCCGCGTATTGGATCAAGGAGGTCTTTGAAGCGGGAAGCCGTTGCAGGAGCTACTCCAAGCCCCGCGACGCCAAGGCAATACTGAGAGACAAGGATCTGTCCGTTGCGATCGAACAATGTCCGGAGCTCAAGGCCTTCATCAACACGATCCTGAGCTTGTCCAAGGTCCCGGTCATTCCATAG
- a CDS encoding lysozyme inhibitor LprI family protein produces MRKFFAALCFWVLLAGTATALSDPEYREMMKEPEFAAADRALNEAWAEAKRSMPKSAFEELKKQQRDWNAKGRDAEARVLMDEGSMTALQAYTEVTNGRADHIREALDVALLKALTDGAPGYYVRRGEDGKENGWLKVRQRDRSRPELEAEVEAVLVLRPDNVRSGALSGRGDLKDGTAEIVNPEDEEGKMTVTFEGDRATVTTTDAFKEGGWCGMGVELDGVYVRQKLRK; encoded by the coding sequence ATGAGAAAGTTCTTTGCCGCGCTGTGCTTTTGGGTTCTTCTGGCGGGAACCGCGACGGCGCTGAGCGACCCGGAATACCGCGAGATGATGAAGGAGCCGGAGTTCGCCGCCGCGGATCGGGCCCTGAACGAGGCCTGGGCCGAGGCGAAGCGGTCCATGCCGAAGTCCGCGTTCGAGGAACTGAAGAAGCAACAGAGGGACTGGAACGCCAAGGGACGGGACGCGGAGGCCAGGGTCTTGATGGACGAAGGGAGCATGACCGCCCTCCAGGCCTACACCGAGGTGACGAACGGCCGGGCGGACCACATCCGGGAGGCCCTGGACGTCGCCCTTCTGAAGGCCCTGACCGACGGAGCCCCCGGCTACTATGTCCGAAGGGGCGAGGACGGCAAGGAAAACGGATGGCTGAAGGTCCGCCAGAGGGACCGCTCCCGCCCCGAGCTGGAGGCGGAGGTCGAGGCGGTGCTCGTGCTCAGGCCGGACAACGTCCGATCGGGCGCACTCTCCGGCCGGGGCGACCTCAAGGACGGCACCGCCGAGATCGTCAACCCGGAGGACGAGGAGGGGAAAATGACCGTGACCTTCGAGGGGGACAGGGCGACGGTGACCACCACGGACGCGTTCAAGGAGGGCGGCTGGTGCGGTATGGGGGTGGAGCTGGACGGGGTCTACGTCCGGCAGAAGCTCAGGAAATAG
- a CDS encoding 4Fe-4S cluster-binding domain-containing protein, translated as MAGIVEESFVDGPGIRFVVFAQGCPHRCPGCHNPQTHSYTGGMLMEPGAILARMASNPLLDGLSLSGGEPFEQAGPFAELAEGAHARGYDVMTWTGYTFEFLLEHRDGRPGWRRLLEASDVLVDGPFLIGRRSLGLLYRGSGNQRVLDLRESLREGHAVQLQIR; from the coding sequence GTGGCGGGGATCGTCGAGGAGTCGTTCGTGGACGGGCCCGGCATTCGGTTTGTGGTCTTCGCCCAGGGGTGTCCGCACCGATGCCCCGGCTGCCACAACCCGCAGACCCATTCTTACACGGGCGGGATGCTGATGGAGCCCGGCGCGATCCTCGCCCGGATGGCGTCGAACCCACTCCTGGACGGCCTGAGCCTGAGCGGCGGAGAGCCCTTCGAGCAGGCTGGCCCCTTCGCCGAGCTGGCCGAGGGGGCGCATGCGCGCGGGTACGACGTGATGACCTGGACCGGCTACACCTTCGAGTTCCTGCTGGAGCATCGGGACGGGAGGCCCGGATGGCGCCGCCTGCTGGAGGCGTCGGACGTCCTCGTGGACGGCCCCTTCCTCATCGGTCGGCGCAGTTTGGGGCTGCTTTACCGGGGCTCCGGGAACCAGCGCGTTCTGGATCTGAGGGAGTCGCTGAGGGAGGGACACGCGGTCCAGCTCCAGATTCGATGA